The following proteins are encoded in a genomic region of Comamonas resistens:
- a CDS encoding EamA family transporter, which yields MSKNSWNHWWPVLAVLGSVTSLGVGTSLAKQLFPLIGAQGTSALRVGFAALILVCVWRPWRWSLNRQQALSLLVFGGALGGMNLMFYMALRDIPFGLAVAIEFSGPLAVAIYYSRRAVDFVWLALAVLGLAMILPLGGGSSAMHLSPVGIGCAIGAAVCWASYIVLGRRLSHIPSGQAVSLGLLCAALVVVPFGVAEAGAKLLTPSVLLFGLMVAAISSALPYSLEMLALRRLPPATFGIALATEPAIAALMGMLLLSEHLTLTQWTAIACIMAAAMGSAMTRPGAKADAPDGSAAAPS from the coding sequence ATGTCAAAGAATAGTTGGAATCATTGGTGGCCGGTACTGGCCGTGTTGGGATCGGTCACATCCCTGGGGGTGGGGACTTCGCTGGCCAAACAGCTGTTTCCTTTGATCGGGGCGCAGGGGACATCGGCCCTGCGCGTGGGTTTTGCCGCGCTGATTCTGGTGTGTGTCTGGCGGCCCTGGCGCTGGTCCTTGAATCGGCAGCAGGCACTGTCGCTGCTGGTCTTCGGCGGCGCACTGGGCGGCATGAATCTGATGTTCTACATGGCGCTGCGCGATATCCCGTTCGGCCTTGCCGTGGCCATCGAATTTTCGGGACCGCTGGCCGTGGCGATCTATTACTCGCGCCGCGCGGTGGATTTTGTCTGGCTGGCGCTGGCCGTGCTGGGGCTGGCCATGATCTTGCCGCTGGGGGGCGGCAGCTCGGCCATGCATCTGTCACCGGTGGGCATAGGCTGTGCGATCGGTGCAGCCGTCTGCTGGGCCTCGTACATCGTGCTGGGCCGCAGACTCAGCCATATCCCCAGCGGACAGGCCGTGTCGTTGGGGCTGCTGTGCGCAGCCCTGGTGGTGGTGCCCTTTGGCGTGGCAGAAGCGGGTGCCAAGTTGCTGACGCCATCCGTCCTGCTGTTCGGACTCATGGTCGCGGCTATATCGAGTGCCTTGCCTTATTCGCTGGAAATGCTGGCGCTGCGCCGCCTGCCGCCGGCGACCTTCGGCATTGCGCTGGCGACCGAGCCCGCGATCGCGGCCTTGATGGGCATGCTGCTGTTGAGCGAGCATTTGACGCTGACGCAATGGACGGCCATTGCCTGCATCATGGCGGCGGCCATGGGCAGTGCGATGACCCGCCCGGGAGCCAAGGCAGATGCTCCCGATGGTTCTGCTGCGGCACCGAGCTGA